gtcttcttctaatgcctcttaaggggaaagtaatctaaaagtaactgaatgtaatcagattacattacttagtgtgggtaatccaaaagttacattactgattactATTGTGGActggtaactagtaactgtaacggattacatttagaaagtaacctacccaaccctgcacacacacacacacacacacacacacacacacacacagggtcataTGGATGTCTTTATGACTGTGATATCTAAAGTAGGGCTGTTTACTTACTATGGTCAGAAGAGGATGGTTTGAGAGCAGCATTGGTGTctaaaaaggaaaaaaaaaaggttatttAATTTCTTCGGCACATAACCTCAAATTGAGACTAGAAAATGCAGGGGTGTAAATGCAGGCAATGGTGTCTCGAAATGAAATGAAAAGGTTCATTCCCTAGTTAAAGCTGTGTGTTCATATCCACTCAATATTAGTTCCCGCACTCCCAACACATAATAATGACATTAAAGCTCATTATAATAAtgtaaaaatcaaatcaaatcaaatcaaattgtatttgtcacatacacgtgtttagcagatgttattgcgggtgtagcgaaatgcttgtgcttctagctccgacagtgcagtaatatctaacaagtaatatctaacaattacacaacatatacccaatacacacaaaactagtaaggaatggaatttaagaaaatatacatatatcgacaagcaatgacagagcggcatggactaagatacagtagaatattatagaatgcagtatatacatatgagatgagtagtgcaagatatgtaaacattattaaagtgactagtgttccatttcttaaagtggccagtgatttcaataggcagcagcagcctctaatgtgctagtgatggctatttaaatgttttacattttagtcatttagcagacgctcttatccagagcgacttacaggagcgattagggttaagtgccttgctcaagggcacatcggcagatttttcaggCAGtggtacagcccgacaggatgctctcaattgggcatctgtaaacgtttgtgagggttttaggtgccaagccaaatttcttcagcctcctgaggttgaagaggctctgttgcgccttcttcaccacactgtctgcgtgggtggaccatttcagtttgtcggtgatgtgtacgccaagaaaCTTGAAtatttccaccttctccactgcggtcccgtcgatgtggataggggggtgcaccctctgctgtttcctgaagtccacgatcatctcctttgttttgttgacgttgagtgagaggttattttcctgaaaccacactcccagagccctcacctcctccctgtaggcggtctcgtcattgttggtaatcaagcctactactgttgtgtcgtctgcaaacttgatgattgggttggaggcgtgcttggccacgcagtcatgggtgaacagggagtacaggagggggccgagcacgcacccttgtgggtccccagtgttgaggatcagtgaagtggaggtgttgtttcctaccttcaccacctgggggcggcccgtcaggaagtccaggacccagttgcacagggcggggttcagacccagggcctcgagcttaatgatgagcttggagggtactatggtgttgaatgctgagctatagtcaatgaacagctcTTAGTTGACACTCAAATGTTTTATTCTATACCCATTTGAGGAAATAAACGTTCTTAATTTGTTTGATGTTAAGATGAAAGATTTCCTAAGGGAAACCATTTCAATTTCAGGGGACCACATGGGGTCCCTACTCCatgtttgggaaccactgacctAGCCTATCCAGGAGGTAGATCGCAGGAGGCTACATATGTTGCACAATGCACAGTCCTGTACTAGTGTAACTAAATATCTCATAAGGAAAAAAATATTGTGTCAGAAATAAGCGTGTGACAGCAGTGGTTTGGCCGGGCTAATGTTACCTTACCGACTACCAGAACTGTCTCATCCTTTGTCCGGGCTATCGGCAGCCTCTGGCGGATGTCGGCGTTGACCAGGCGGGACTCTAGCGGAGGGAGCAGTGACAGAGAGGTCCACAGCTGCTTGGCGTGATACACATCTTCAGGAGAGGAGCCGTCAAACACTGTGAATAAGTCTTTATCCAACTCTGTCTCTAGctgctctgcctctctcctctcctcctcctccgttagCCCAGCCCGCGGCTCTGACTCACACATTACGATTGCTAACCTACAACAGAGTGGATATCACCGAATCATCAATATTATAAAATAACCGAGCAACAGACGGACATTgatattgctagctagctaaatggagAGATGATACACGgtgaaaatgttttgttgtttttcgcAACCCGGACGTGTGGAGAGCGGGTCTGTTACCAAGGCGACAGGACGCTCCACTAGGACACGGAACAAAACCCGTTTATCAACCCGGACGTGTTACCAAGGCGACAGGACGCTCCACTAGGACACGGAACAAAACCCGTTTATCAACCCGGACGTGTTACCAAGGCGACAGGACGCTCCACTAGGACACGGAACAAAACCCGTTTATCAACCCGGACGTGTTACCAAGGCGACA
The nucleotide sequence above comes from Coregonus clupeaformis isolate EN_2021a unplaced genomic scaffold, ASM2061545v1 scaf0117, whole genome shotgun sequence. Encoded proteins:
- the hoatz gene encoding cilia- and flagella-associated protein HOATZ, producing MCESEPRAGLTEEEERREAEQLETELDKDLFTVFDGSSPEDVYHAKQLWTSLSLLPPLESRLVNADIRQRLPIARTKDETVLVVDTNAALKPSSSDHRERLQEVCHQKQRQEERQRYLDMVRGNYRGCVCVKISRGGSDP